A portion of the Cryptomeria japonica chromosome 5, Sugi_1.0, whole genome shotgun sequence genome contains these proteins:
- the LOC131876148 gene encoding uncharacterized protein LOC131876148, with amino-acid sequence MEVTLLANNFFMVTFLCMADRNRVFEGGPYFYNQVGLFVKPWHAGFNPSEELPNRVPVWVRLPRFPIECCRQDVLHMLASMLGKPVGPSSQTLGKKVMTFARICVELDLSRALPDAVEMCVGSYSWVQQLDYETLPFRCHLCHEYGHLVRRCPKAKSVEQQTSPPPRDNPSVDKGKKPVVGEDKDVEGLVRVKACNQNRGQKRTLRERQEEDTFNRFEILDELGQPEVNPGVIIEDEQAGDSRMGTISSIPPVDSHEETTVPMVTDGQTGVQMILEPNGELGQGVENVSIPAQTAAPESDKRGKSSPHLGILQKDGKKGVSEKNVKLGRKKDLEKIKMIGETLVESGSVKTLDSHFSTPSK; translated from the coding sequence ATGGAGGTTACGTTGCTAGCAAATAATTTTTTCATGGTAACGTTTCTTTGTATGGCTGATCGGAATAGGGTTTTTGAGGGTGGACCCtatttttataaccaggtggggCTATTCGTCAAACCATGGCATGCAGGATTTAATCCTTCTGAGGAGCTTCCAAATCGGGTTCCGGTGTGGGTTCGGTTACCTAGATTTCCTATAGAATGTTGTCGCCAGGATGTTCTCCATATGCTTGCATCGATGCTCGGGAAGCCGGTGGGTCCTTCATCACAAACCTTGGGTAAGAAAGTTATGACCTTTGCTCGAATTTGTGTGGAACTGGATTTGAGTAGAGCACTGCCTGATGCGGTAGAGATGTGTGTGGGCTCATATTCCTGGGTGCAACAACTGGACTATGAGACCCTTCCTTTTCGATGCCATCTATGTCATGAATATGGCCATCTTGTGAGAAGATGCCCAAAGGCCAAGTCAGTGGAACAGCAAACTTCGCCTCCTCCTCGTGATAATCCTAGTGTGGACAAAGGGAAGAAGCCTGTTGTTGGGGAGGATAAAGATGTTGAGGGCCTTGTTCGGGTTAAGGCTTGTAATCAGAACAGAGGCCAGAAGCGGACTCTAAGGGAGCGTCAGGAAGAAGATACCTTTAACAGGTTCGAGATCTTGGATGAATTGGGTCAGCCAGAAGTTAATCCTGGAGTAATTATTGAGGATGAACAGGCAGGGGATTCTAGAATGGGGACTATTTCTTCCATTCCTCCTGTTGATTCCCATGAAGAGACTACTGTGCCTATGGTCACGGATGGGCAAACAGGGGTTCAGATGATATTAGAGCCAAATGGTGAGTTGGGGCAAGGGGTAGAGAATGTTTCTATTCCTGCACAGACTGCAGCTCCAGAGTCGGATAAGCGAGGTAAATCTTCTCCTCATCTGGGCATTCTCCAAAAAGATGGTAAGAAGGGGGTCTCAGAGAAAAATGTTAAATTGGGACGaaagaaggacttagaaaagatcaAGATGATTGGGGAGACATTGGTGGAGTCAGGTTCTGTGAAGACCTTGGATTCCCACTTTTCGACTCCTTCGAAATGA